In Notamacropus eugenii isolate mMacEug1 chromosome 1, mMacEug1.pri_v2, whole genome shotgun sequence, one genomic interval encodes:
- the SPARC gene encoding SPARC yields MRAWIFFVLCLAGRALAAPQQQEALPDEAEVVEEPVAEVTEEPVGANPVQVEVGEFDEPAEETEEVVAENPCQNHHCKHGKICEVDENNSPMCVCQDPTSCPAPVGEFEKVCSNDNKTFDSSCHFFATKCTLEGTKKGHKLHLDYIGPCKYIAPCLDSELSEFPLRMRDWLKNVLVTLYERDEDNNLLTEKQKLKVKKIHENEKRLGAGDHPVELLARDFEKNYQMYIFPVHWQFGQLDQHPIDGYLSHTELAPLRAPLIPMEHCTTRFFETCDLDNDKYIALDEWAGCFGIKDQDIDKDLVI; encoded by the exons cagcagcaggaggcaCTTCCTGATGAGGCTGAAGTGGTGGAGGAGCCGGTTGCTGAGGTAACCGAG GAGCCTGTGGGTGCCAACCCTGTCCAGGTTGAGGTTGGAGAATTTGATGAACCTGCGGAGGAGACTGAGGAGGTTGTAGCTGAAA ATCCCTGCCAAAACCACCACTGCAAACATGGCAAGATCTGTGAGGTGGATGAGAACAACTCTCCCATGTGCGTGTGCCAGGACCCTACCAGCTGCCCTGCCCCTGTAGGAGAGTTTGAGAAG GTTTGTAGCAATGACAACAAGACTTTTGACTCCTCCtgccacttctttgccaccaaatGCACCCTGGAAGGAACCAAGAAGGGTCACAAACTCCACCTGGACTACATTGGCCCTTGCAAAT ACATTGCCCCATGCCTGGACTCTGAGCTAAGCGAGTTTCCCCTGCGCATGCGTGACTGGCTGAAGAACGTGTTGGTCACCCTTTATGAACGCGATGAGGACAACAACCTGCTGACTGAGAAGCAGAAACTCAAA GTGAAGAAGATCCATGAGAATGAGAAGCGCCTGGGAGCTGGTGACCACCCAGTGGAGCTGCTGGCCCGGGACTTTGAGAAGAACTACCAAATGTACATCTTCCCTGTGCACTGGCAGTTTGGCCAGCTAGACCAGCACCCCATTGATGG GTACCTCTCCCACACTGAACTGGCCCCACTTCGGGCCCCTCTCATTCCCATGGAGCATTGTACCACTCGCTTCTTTGAAACCTGTGACCTGGACAATGACAAGTATATTGCCCTGGATGAATGGGCCGGCTGTTTTGGCATCAAGGATC AGGATATCGACAAGGACCTGGTGATCTAA